One Lucilia cuprina isolate Lc7/37 chromosome 4, ASM2204524v1, whole genome shotgun sequence DNA segment encodes these proteins:
- the LOC124419799 gene encoding protein elav-like, whose amino-acid sequence MRASSQSPFHHAAHHSTLAAALTPLSQHSHDESEADDTAIDVENEDEEQQQQQQQQQNSQQQQNANVEEMMTGKFSQTNGHSTTPTAQSAQTTELLIPKTQHQLALERQVNGVHKASMGGIAGGGEEGKLNGNLNHNNMAEQIKNHKIY is encoded by the coding sequence ATGCGTGCCTCTTCGCAATCACCATTTCATCATGCTGCCCACCATTCTACATTGGCAGCAGCATTAACACCACTCTCTCAACATTCACACGATGAGTCTGAGGCCGATGATACGGCCATAGATGTGGAAAATGAAGATGaggaacaacagcaacaacaacaacagcaacagaactctcaacaacagcaaaatgCTAATGTAGAGGAAATGATGACGGGAAAGTTTTCTCAGACAAATGGTCACTCTACTACTCCTACCGCTCAGAGCGCACAGACAACTGAATTGCTTATACCAAAAACTCAGCATCAGCTGGCTTTGGAAAGACAGGTTAATGGTGTGCATAAAGCCTCAATGGGAGGAATAGCTGGAGGAGGTGAAGAAGGAAAACTGAATGGCAATTTGAATCATAACAATATGgcagaacaaataaaaaatcataaaatttattga
- the LOC111675036 gene encoding homeobox protein Hmx translates to MSSSEHEVDISVVSSPEPSPMGCGQEGHETPLRSNSPARSHGASTPNSNHTPTTAAGTPTSTTSNYHHHHSPTTMAAAVPPTVLHHHLQHHLNSLNAGHPVALHHALHSFGHLTHPAHQHLLHPAAVTPAAAHHFSNALNSERLSPPAMAAMAPKSPESTTTEESQTNNNNNNNNSKMLNNNETNTAGGQQQQQSAAAAAAAAALNNNINKVTSGNGFTSFSISSILSRNEPKKNGSNLITPIPQLPPATVGAGGPQDAAMLSRLGFISQWGALAGRYAALCPPGWPWAPQRMPFHSPTHDSSSTNTTENPSSPPSPQHNGSLANGSSSNNNNNNGTKSPSPHLSYQQHHNHHHHHLSQPHQPTTPTSSSAGLNHHSSHSNSSYLLPTSSNESDDEGEEIIEEDDGTDGPSDGSSPQGDSNQTKRKKKTRTVFSRAQVFQLESTFDMKRYLSSSERAGLAASLRLTETQVKIWFQNRRNKWKRQLAAELEAANMANMAHAAQRLVRVPVLYHDGTTSGFVPPPPPHPHAMQYYAAAAARNNSPPRPPLSSLV, encoded by the exons ATGTCTTCCTCTGAACATGAAGTTGATATAAGTGTGGTCTCTAGTCCCGAACCCAGTCCCATGGGTTGCGGTCAAGAGGGTCATGAAACGCCTCTCAGATCCAACTCACCGGCCCGTTCACATGGTGCCTCAACGCCCAACTCCAATCATACACCCACTACAGCCGCAGGCACACCCACATCAACCACTTCCAATTATCATCATCACCACAGTCCCACCACTATGGCTGCTGCTGTGCCGCCAACAGTTTTACATCATCACCTACAGCATCATTTGAATTCTTTAAATGCTGGCCATCCGGTAGCTTTGCATCATGCTCTGCACAGTTTTGGCCATTTAACACATCCTGCTCATCAACATTTACTACATCCAGCTGCTGTAACACCGGCGGCGGCACATCATTTTTCCAATGCTCTCAACAGTGAACGTCTTAGTCCACCGGCTATGGCTGCCATGGCTCCTAAATCCCCAGAATCCACTACAACCGAAGAatcacaaacaaataataacaataataataataattcaaagATGTTGAATAATAATGAAACAAATACCGCTGGcggtcaacaacaacaacaatcagcaGCTGCTGCAGCAGCGGCGGCtgctttaaataacaatataaataaagtaaCATCGGGTAATGGTTTTACTAGTTTTTCCATTTCCTCTATTTTAAGTCGTAATGAACCGAAAAAGAATGGTTCAAATTTAATAACACCCATACCACAATTGCCGCCGGCTACGGTAGGCGCTGGAGGACCCCAAGATGCTGCCATGTTATCAAG ATTGGGTTTCATTTCACAATGGGGAGCTTTGGCTGGTCGTTATGCTGCCTTGTGTCCACCCGGTTGGCCCTGGGCTCCACAACGTATGCCTTTTCATAGTCCTACTCATG ATAGCTCTTCTACAAATACCACTGAGAATCCCTCATCTCCACCTTCCCCCCAACACAATGGCTCTCTGGCTAAtggtagcagcagcaacaacaacaataacaatggcACAAAATCACCCTCTCCCCATTTATCCTATCAACAACATCAtaatcaccatcatcatcatctctcACAACCCCATCAGCCCACAACACCCACTAGTTCGAGCGCAGGTCTTAATCATCATTCCTCACACTCCAACTCTAGCTATTTACTACCCACCAGTTCAAATGAATCTGATGATGAGGGTGAAGAAATCATTGAAGAAGATGATGGCACTGATGGTCCTTCGGATGGTTCTTCACCTCAAGGCGATTCGAATCAAACGAAACGTAAGAAAAAGACCCGTACAGTATTCTCTAGAGCTCAAGTTTTCCAATTGGAATCCACATTCGATATGAAGCGTTATTTAAGTTCTTCAGAAAGAGCCGGTTTGGCCGCATCTTTGCGTTTGACCGAAACACAAGTGAAAATATGGTTTCAAAATCGTCGTAATAAGTGGAAAAGACAATTGGCTGCTGAACTGGAGGCTGCTAATATGGCAAATATGGCCCATGCTGCCCAACGTTTAGTGAGAGTACCCGTTTTGTATCATGATGGTACAACATCTGGTTTTGTGCCACCACCACCTCCCCATCCTCATGCTATGCAATATTATGCTGCTGCTGCCGCACGCAATAACAGCCCACCACGGCCACCATTGTCTTCACTTGTATAG